The following are encoded together in the Poseidonibacter lekithochrous genome:
- a CDS encoding thiamine-phosphate pyrophosphorylase, producing the protein MNSNNLRLIDANLNRLREGIRVVEDIFRYIYNDKDTAIKLKTLRHLARLENYTELLETRDVANDVLRSSIKSEQNRDDLFSILIANFKRAQESSRVLEEFTKLSSIEDSENFKYIRYELYTLETVLTKITSNSK; encoded by the coding sequence ATGAATTCAAATAACCTACGATTAATCGACGCAAACTTAAATAGACTACGTGAAGGAATTCGAGTAGTTGAAGATATCTTTAGATACATATATAATGATAAAGATACTGCTATTAAATTAAAAACTCTTAGACATTTAGCTAGACTTGAAAATTACACTGAATTATTAGAAACAAGAGATGTTGCAAATGACGTTCTTAGGTCTTCAATTAAAAGTGAACAAAACAGAGATGATTTATTCTCTATATTAATAGCTAATTTTAAAAGAGCTCAAGAAAGCTCACGAGTTTTAGAAGAGTTTACTAAACTATCATCTATTGAAGATAGTGAAAACTTTAAATATATAAGATATGAACTTTATACTTTAGAGACTGTTTTAACAAAAATTACTTCAAATTCTAAATAG
- a CDS encoding sensor domain-containing diguanylate cyclase, whose protein sequence is MYNTVVKNSFEEQLFKRANAILSFENEKKIKALLSEDKSTLIDLFSKDYLFLIDNLKGFKSIELYNKDGSSLISFSKTSKIKHESISKSIYNKGFFQLEDKQLVYSYIKEIYQDLERIAYIKLSINPVLLQNRISNLFDTRGYVFIKNDPKKETLTMSNYTFCNYCNFDNKSLEESIMKLDLRNTDIEFDFQDKTYLIINKTIFDQSMKKIGEFIFLSDISNYKKRFLLFMINSIFLFIISSLAIYIVLNGYFKKIFKKLNRARFLLDNTNDAVYVIRLSDGVVLDVNKKACETLAYSRIEFLNKKILDFKKPFNNGISLTWDEEVRKLKEEKYLSIRSIYISKDGKEIPVDANLSYVQSNNEEFMIAVARDITEQLAMENKINKKAYQLQRSQDVISKSVLYTTSDLQGRVTSVSKAFEKLTGYKEDELIGKNHSIFKTPDMTKEFYEQMWRILDNNEQFVGEIKNYAKNKKVYWVKLTIDPLFNKEGEKVGYSSYQENITDKKELEYLSSHDSLTGIKNRGEFKKELRVKIKSNKRYHQKFGLIMIDIDYFKSINDTYGHKIGDDVLVSIASCVKNSLREDDFFARWGGEEFVIIASFAKIEDLEGLVCKLQAAIKELDLLPVPYLTASYGLTLFTEDDDEESIQKRADDALYKAKRNGRNRYEIKL, encoded by the coding sequence ATGTATAACACAGTAGTTAAAAACTCTTTTGAAGAACAACTTTTCAAAAGAGCAAATGCTATTCTTTCATTTGAAAATGAAAAGAAAATCAAGGCATTACTTTCTGAAGATAAAAGTACCCTAATAGACCTCTTTTCAAAAGATTATCTTTTTTTAATTGATAACCTCAAAGGTTTTAAATCTATTGAACTTTACAATAAAGATGGGAGTTCTTTAATTTCCTTTTCTAAAACATCAAAAATCAAACATGAATCAATAAGTAAAAGTATTTATAATAAAGGTTTCTTTCAGTTAGAAGATAAACAATTAGTTTATTCATATATAAAAGAAATATATCAAGATTTAGAAAGAATAGCCTATATCAAACTCTCAATAAATCCTGTACTTTTACAAAATAGAATTTCAAATTTATTTGATACAAGAGGTTATGTTTTTATTAAAAATGACCCTAAAAAAGAAACCTTAACAATGAGTAATTATACTTTTTGTAACTACTGTAACTTTGATAATAAATCTTTAGAAGAGAGTATTATGAAGTTAGATTTACGTAATACTGATATTGAATTTGATTTCCAAGATAAAACATATTTAATCATTAATAAAACGATTTTTGATCAGAGCATGAAAAAAATAGGGGAGTTTATATTTTTAAGTGATATAAGCAACTACAAGAAACGATTCCTTTTATTCATGATAAACAGCATCTTTTTGTTTATTATCTCTTCTTTAGCTATTTATATTGTTTTAAATGGCTATTTCAAAAAAATATTTAAAAAACTTAATAGAGCTAGGTTTTTGCTTGATAATACAAATGATGCGGTTTATGTTATTAGATTAAGTGATGGTGTTGTTTTAGATGTTAATAAAAAAGCTTGTGAAACTTTAGCTTATTCAAGAATAGAGTTTCTAAATAAAAAAATATTAGATTTTAAAAAACCTTTTAATAATGGAATCTCTTTAACTTGGGATGAAGAAGTTAGAAAATTAAAAGAAGAGAAGTATTTAAGTATTAGATCAATATATATTTCAAAAGATGGAAAAGAAATCCCTGTTGATGCAAATCTAAGTTATGTTCAAAGTAATAACGAAGAGTTTATGATAGCAGTTGCTCGAGATATTACAGAGCAATTAGCAATGGAAAATAAGATTAATAAAAAAGCATATCAATTACAAAGATCACAAGATGTAATTAGTAAATCAGTTTTATATACTACTTCTGATTTACAAGGAAGAGTAACTTCTGTATCTAAAGCCTTTGAAAAATTAACAGGATATAAAGAAGATGAATTAATAGGTAAAAACCATAGTATATTTAAAACTCCTGATATGACAAAAGAGTTTTATGAGCAGATGTGGCGAATATTAGATAATAATGAGCAGTTTGTAGGTGAAATTAAAAACTATGCAAAAAATAAAAAAGTTTATTGGGTAAAACTTACTATTGATCCTTTATTTAATAAAGAGGGTGAAAAAGTAGGATATAGCTCTTATCAAGAAAATATCACTGATAAAAAAGAGTTGGAATATTTATCTTCTCATGATTCTCTAACGGGAATTAAGAATAGAGGAGAGTTCAAAAAAGAACTCAGAGTAAAAATAAAAAGTAATAAAAGATATCATCAAAAATTTGGTCTTATTATGATTGATATTGATTATTTTAAATCTATTAATGATACTTATGGGCATAAAATTGGTGATGATGTTTTAGTAAGTATTGCTTCTTGTGTAAAAAATAGTTTAAGAGAAGATGATTTCTTCGCTAGATGGGGTGGGGAAGAGTTTGTAATTATTGCTAGTTTTGCAAAAATAGAAGATTTAGAAGGACTTGTTTGTAAACTTCAAGCAGCTATAAAAGAGTTAGATTTATTACCTGTTCCTTATCTTACTGCTTCTTATGGACTTACTTTATTTACTGAGGATGATGATGAAGAGAGTATTCAAAAAAGAGCAGATGATGCTTTATATAAAGCAAAAAGAAATGGAAGAAATAGATACGAAATTAAGTTATAA
- a CDS encoding polysaccharide deacetylase family protein, with product MKYFLLLCVSYFYLFADAHVFVYHRFGDDRHQSTNTTLKELEKEFNYFKDKGYKVVPMSDIVNKVKNKEKVPDNWVAFNIDDSYKSFYTNGLPLFKKFNYPFTLFIYVEATEKKYSDFMTWKEIKEASKYGEISLHSYGHHHLTHLSNEQIINDTKKSYDIFVNKLGFKPKGYVYPYGEYDQRVKTQIKSFGFDYIANQSSGSVNHNSDVFDLNRVALVGKVNLKQKLKYKTLEAQWIEPKAYPADGILKRVKVKVDPNIKNIKLYLSTYGWQDIKVKDGIIDVILNKRLKLSRSRVAISPDYYTISSKLLIK from the coding sequence ATGAAATATTTCTTACTTCTTTGTGTATCTTATTTCTATCTCTTTGCAGATGCTCACGTATTTGTGTACCATAGATTTGGGGATGATAGACATCAAAGTACAAATACTACATTAAAAGAATTAGAAAAAGAGTTTAATTACTTTAAAGATAAGGGATACAAAGTTGTCCCTATGTCTGATATAGTCAATAAAGTTAAAAATAAAGAAAAAGTTCCAGATAATTGGGTAGCTTTTAATATTGATGATTCTTATAAAAGCTTTTATACAAACGGATTACCTTTATTTAAAAAATTCAATTATCCTTTTACTTTATTTATTTATGTCGAAGCTACAGAAAAAAAGTATAGTGATTTTATGACATGGAAAGAGATTAAAGAAGCCTCTAAATATGGAGAAATTTCTTTGCACTCTTATGGACACCATCACTTAACTCATCTTAGTAATGAACAAATTATAAATGATACAAAAAAATCATATGATATTTTTGTAAATAAACTGGGATTTAAACCAAAAGGTTATGTTTATCCGTATGGAGAATATGATCAAAGGGTTAAAACTCAAATTAAAAGTTTTGGTTTTGATTATATAGCAAATCAAAGTTCTGGAAGTGTAAATCACAATAGTGATGTATTTGATTTAAATAGGGTTGCATTAGTTGGAAAAGTTAACTTAAAACAGAAACTAAAATATAAAACATTAGAAGCACAATGGATTGAGCCAAAGGCTTATCCTGCTGATGGTATTTTAAAAAGAGTTAAAGTAAAAGTTGACCCAAATATAAAGAATATCAAACTATATCTTTCTACCTATGGATGGCAGGATATAAAAGTTAAAGATGGTATAATAGACGTCATTTTAAATAAGAGGCTAAAACTCTCAAGAAGTAGAGTTGCTATTAGTCCAGACTACTATACCATTTCAAGTAAATTATTAATAAAATAA
- a CDS encoding RDD family protein, whose amino-acid sequence MAKWRDVKQKKVNNKVNSMETQEVQSPCASLPKRLKSFLTDSFLITTPITYIIMYLILGGGTEFAENRTMGWSLILSISAFIIIFFWYVKFQTPGMKAYGVKIVNALSKDRISFTQAVIRYIATLFAMVSIFLMFLPFFNKDKKTFQDIISNTIIINE is encoded by the coding sequence ATGGCTAAGTGGAGAGATGTAAAACAAAAAAAAGTTAATAATAAAGTTAACTCTATGGAAACACAAGAAGTACAATCTCCTTGTGCATCTCTTCCTAAGCGACTTAAATCCTTTTTAACAGACTCATTTTTAATCACTACTCCTATTACTTATATTATTATGTATTTAATTTTAGGTGGAGGTACTGAGTTTGCTGAAAATAGAACTATGGGATGGTCATTAATATTAAGTATTAGTGCATTTATCATCATATTCTTTTGGTATGTTAAATTTCAAACACCAGGAATGAAAGCCTACGGTGTTAAAATTGTAAATGCCCTTTCAAAAGATAGAATTTCATTTACCCAAGCGGTTATTCGATATATTGCTACATTATTTGCAATGGTATCAATCTTTTTAATGTTTCTACCTTTTTTCAACAAAGATAAAAAAACTTTCCAAGATATAATTTCAAACACAATAATCATTAACGAATAA
- the frr gene encoding ribosome recycling factor, with protein MLEEINAETKDHMEKSIEALKRDYKTLRTGKVTTTVLDGVKIDYYGTPTDLNQVGSVLAADATTIVINPWEKNLLGDIEKAIQNANIGVNPNNDGEVIKLFFPPMTVDQRKESAKGAKVMTDNAKVAIRNIRKSANDKIKVLHKDKEISDDESKKAQDEIQKITDSYVAKADSTFKTKEQEILTV; from the coding sequence ATGTTAGAAGAGATTAACGCTGAAACAAAAGATCATATGGAAAAGTCTATTGAGGCTTTAAAAAGAGATTATAAAACACTAAGAACGGGGAAAGTTACAACTACTGTTTTAGATGGTGTTAAAATTGATTATTATGGAACACCTACTGATTTAAATCAAGTTGGTTCTGTTTTAGCTGCTGATGCTACAACTATTGTTATTAACCCATGGGAAAAAAATCTTTTAGGTGATATTGAAAAAGCTATTCAAAATGCTAACATTGGTGTTAATCCAAATAACGATGGTGAAGTAATTAAATTATTCTTCCCTCCAATGACAGTTGATCAAAGAAAAGAGAGTGCTAAAGGTGCTAAAGTTATGACTGATAATGCAAAAGTTGCAATCAGAAATATCAGAAAATCTGCTAATGATAAAATCAAAGTTTTACACAAAGATAAAGAAATTAGTGATGATGAGAGCAAAAAAGCTCAAGACGAAATTCAAAAAATTACAGATTCTTATGTAGCAAAAGCTGATAGCACTTTTAAAACAAAAGAACAAGAAATTTTAACGGTATAA
- the pyrE gene encoding orotate phosphoribosyltransferase, with translation MNVEQIYRDANALLEGHFKLSSGNYSNFYLQSAKVLEDPKTAKLLAEALAEQIKESGIKVDAVCSPALGGLIAGFALATALDVRFIFAERVEGEMTIRRGFEVQEGENYIICEDIITTGGSALEAAKQVEADGGNIVAYAALANRGFCSRVGSDLEAQDNCKLPLNKPLFALADFTFKMYTPDECDFKDIAYKPGSRGN, from the coding sequence ATGAACGTAGAACAAATTTATAGAGATGCAAATGCCCTATTAGAAGGACATTTCAAATTAAGCTCAGGTAACTATTCGAATTTTTATTTACAATCTGCAAAAGTTTTAGAAGATCCTAAAACTGCTAAATTATTAGCAGAAGCTTTAGCTGAACAAATTAAAGAATCTGGAATTAAAGTTGATGCTGTTTGTTCACCTGCTCTTGGTGGATTAATTGCTGGATTTGCTTTAGCAACTGCTTTAGATGTAAGATTTATTTTTGCTGAAAGAGTTGAAGGCGAAATGACAATCAGAAGAGGTTTTGAAGTTCAAGAAGGTGAAAATTACATTATTTGTGAAGATATTATCACAACTGGTGGTTCTGCACTTGAAGCTGCTAAACAAGTTGAAGCTGATGGTGGAAACATCGTAGCTTATGCTGCATTAGCAAACAGAGGATTCTGCTCAAGAGTAGGTTCTGACTTAGAAGCACAAGATAATTGTAAATTACCACTTAATAAACCATTATTTGCATTAGCAGACTTTACATTTAAAATGTATACTCCTGATGAGTGTGATTTTAAAGATATCGCATACAAACCAGGTAGTAGAGGAAACTAA
- the secG gene encoding preprotein translocase subunit SecG, whose amino-acid sequence MTSTLLIVQFVLAILLTIVILLQKSSSIGLGAYSGSNESLFGAKGPGNFLTKATMGLGLIFIINTVVLGYMYNEQRNESAIDSVKTDTLIPSTPVTKSEQAAPAAPGSAPLIPTTK is encoded by the coding sequence ATGACATCTACACTGCTAATAGTACAGTTTGTTTTAGCAATTTTATTAACAATAGTAATCTTACTTCAAAAGAGTTCAAGTATTGGACTTGGAGCTTACAGCGGAAGTAACGAATCATTATTTGGAGCTAAGGGACCTGGTAACTTCCTAACAAAAGCTACAATGGGTTTAGGATTAATTTTTATTATCAACACTGTTGTTTTAGGTTACATGTATAACGAACAAAGAAATGAAAGTGCGATTGATAGTGTAAAAACAGATACATTAATCCCTTCAACTCCTGTAACTAAAAGTGAACAAGCTGCACCTGCTGCGCCAGGTTCTGCACCATTAATTCCAACAACTAAGTAA
- a CDS encoding response regulator, with translation MTQVEFLNKLNILYAEDDDVLREQTVSFLERLVKKVYIAKNGQEAMDLYTEAIDQNIRIDVIISDINMPKVDGIKFLEFIREKDEEIPFIFTTAFSEESYLLSAIKLNVTDYVLKPLDIEDLLGKVNKVCHAYHQLDTIKKQKKELERYLSAIDNVAIVSKTNTKGKIVFANDIFCDIAQYTREELYGKAHNMVRHPDMPKAAFKELWTTIQSGETWQGKVKNQAKDGSAYYVNATIIPIFDDFGEDIIEFVGIRFLTTDDELEKREFKKRVIQNIQDTKRKEIDNLKQIKDLESKLVNHSSHKNELLDLRDKTVSLSSQINYYEDEMKDIRDKNIHITNSANEKVKKASVLAVQLKKENDIYEKENTSLKEELDIRITKILELEKRLEEKNKHIHNLKDVIDFKEKELSNISV, from the coding sequence ATGACACAAGTAGAATTCTTAAATAAACTAAATATACTTTATGCTGAAGATGACGATGTTCTAAGAGAACAAACAGTTTCTTTTTTGGAAAGACTAGTAAAAAAAGTTTATATTGCCAAAAATGGTCAAGAAGCAATGGATCTTTATACCGAAGCAATAGATCAAAATATACGTATTGATGTAATTATTAGTGATATTAATATGCCTAAAGTTGATGGTATAAAATTTTTGGAATTTATAAGAGAAAAAGATGAAGAGATACCTTTTATTTTTACTACAGCTTTCTCAGAAGAATCATACTTATTAAGTGCTATTAAATTAAATGTTACTGATTATGTTCTAAAACCTCTTGATATTGAGGATTTATTAGGAAAAGTAAATAAAGTATGTCATGCTTACCATCAATTAGATACTATCAAAAAACAAAAAAAAGAGTTAGAGAGATACCTAAGTGCTATTGATAATGTGGCGATTGTATCAAAAACAAATACAAAAGGGAAAATAGTTTTTGCAAATGATATCTTTTGTGATATTGCCCAATATACAAGAGAAGAGTTATATGGTAAAGCCCATAATATGGTGAGACATCCTGATATGCCTAAGGCTGCTTTTAAAGAGTTATGGACAACAATTCAAAGTGGTGAGACATGGCAAGGTAAGGTAAAAAACCAAGCAAAAGATGGAAGTGCTTATTATGTAAATGCAACTATTATTCCAATCTTTGATGATTTTGGTGAAGATATTATTGAATTTGTAGGAATTAGATTTTTAACTACAGATGATGAATTAGAAAAAAGAGAATTTAAAAAAAGAGTTATTCAAAATATTCAAGATACAAAAAGAAAAGAGATAGACAATTTAAAACAAATAAAAGACCTTGAAAGTAAACTTGTAAATCATTCAAGTCATAAGAATGAACTTCTTGATCTTCGAGATAAAACAGTAAGTTTAAGTTCTCAAATTAACTATTATGAAGATGAAATGAAAGATATAAGAGATAAAAATATTCATATTACAAACTCTGCAAATGAAAAAGTAAAAAAAGCTTCTGTATTAGCTGTACAGCTAAAGAAAGAGAATGATATTTATGAAAAAGAAAATACTTCCCTTAAAGAAGAACTTGATATTAGAATTACAAAAATTTTAGAGTTAGAAAAACGATTAGAAGAAAAAAATAAACATATTCATAATCTAAAAGATGTGATAGATTTTAAAGAAAAAGAGTTATCAAATATTAGTGTTTAA
- a CDS encoding Bax inhibitor-1/YccA family protein codes for MYNRDYLSNESSQYTQESSKAELMSFLKATYQLFAGSLLAATAGAYIGLEIVSYLMGPMKWILFGIELALIFFVIPRTKHIPGVNLAVLFGFTFISGLTIAPLLAAIFAMPAGASIVGQAFLMTSVAFGGISMFAMTTKRDFSNMGKFLFIALIIMIVGGISNIFIQSSMFQLVIASAGALLFSAFILYDTQQIIRGGYDSPIDAALSLYLDFFNLFVSLLQILGIMNSSDD; via the coding sequence ATGTATAATAGAGATTATCTTTCGAACGAATCATCTCAATATACACAGGAGTCATCTAAAGCTGAATTAATGAGTTTCTTAAAAGCTACATACCAATTGTTTGCTGGTTCATTATTAGCTGCGACTGCTGGTGCTTATATTGGATTAGAAATTGTTTCATATTTAATGGGACCAATGAAGTGGATATTATTTGGTATTGAATTAGCATTAATTTTCTTCGTTATTCCAAGAACTAAACATATTCCAGGTGTTAACTTAGCTGTATTATTTGGATTCACATTTATTTCAGGTTTAACTATTGCTCCATTATTAGCAGCAATTTTCGCAATGCCTGCTGGTGCATCAATTGTAGGTCAAGCATTTTTAATGACTTCTGTTGCATTTGGTGGTATTTCAATGTTCGCAATGACAACTAAAAGAGATTTCTCAAACATGGGGAAATTCTTATTCATTGCATTAATCATTATGATTGTTGGTGGTATTTCAAATATCTTTATTCAATCTTCAATGTTTCAATTAGTAATTGCAAGTGCGGGAGCTTTATTATTCTCTGCATTTATACTTTATGATACGCAACAAATTATCAGAGGTGGATATGATTCTCCTATTGATGCAGCGTTATCTTTATACTTAGATTTCTTCAATTTATTTGTATCTTTATTACAAATTTTAGGAATCATGAATAGTAGTGATGACTAA
- a CDS encoding MFS transporter, which yields MLFFNLSAFYFFYFAAVGVYVIFMPKVLHDIGYTAFDIGIIFALAPLMRFLTPFLFLKHIKLDQTVFKTALFLSIFSSSLFYITIDNFYTFMINNALLGVCLSLILPYLEVTAIKELGKEKYGKSRLFGSIGFMLISLVLAKFLTEPKIALHYYLSVNVLMVIFALLLMSRNDEIKKEPEIKESFSFMKYWPFWLSLFFMQMSFGGFYNFFTIYETEHGISLEMTSYLWSFGVICEILMLYFQGPLLKNNLLLIIKFCLAITIVRWLMLYAYPDSLTITFISQGIHAFSFGLYHSAVIMYLYSLYENKKLAQQFMYGVAYGLGGFIGALIAGWVYGEFLFVFSAAFALVSFISLHFIKSD from the coding sequence ATGCTCTTTTTTAATCTATCAGCATTTTATTTTTTCTATTTTGCTGCTGTTGGAGTATATGTTATATTTATGCCAAAAGTACTACATGATATAGGTTATACAGCCTTTGATATTGGTATTATTTTTGCCCTTGCACCTCTTATGAGATTCTTAACACCTTTTTTATTTTTAAAACATATAAAGCTTGATCAAACTGTATTTAAAACCGCTCTATTTTTATCAATATTCTCTTCATCACTGTTTTATATTACAATTGATAACTTCTATACTTTTATGATAAATAATGCCTTATTAGGGGTATGTTTATCCCTAATACTTCCCTATTTAGAAGTAACTGCCATAAAAGAGTTAGGAAAAGAAAAATACGGTAAATCTAGGCTTTTTGGATCTATTGGTTTTATGCTTATATCTTTGGTTTTAGCTAAGTTTTTGACAGAACCTAAAATTGCTTTACATTACTACTTGAGTGTTAATGTTTTAATGGTTATATTCGCATTACTTCTAATGAGTAGAAATGATGAAATAAAAAAAGAACCAGAAATAAAAGAGAGTTTTTCATTTATGAAATACTGGCCATTTTGGTTAAGTCTATTTTTTATGCAAATGAGTTTTGGAGGTTTTTATAACTTCTTTACTATTTATGAAACTGAACATGGAATTTCACTTGAAATGACCTCATACCTTTGGTCTTTTGGAGTTATATGTGAAATACTTATGCTTTATTTTCAAGGTCCACTACTTAAAAACAATTTATTACTAATCATAAAATTTTGTTTAGCTATTACTATTGTTAGATGGTTAATGTTATATGCATATCCTGATTCATTAACTATTACTTTTATTAGTCAAGGAATTCATGCCTTTTCATTTGGACTATATCATAGTGCTGTAATTATGTATTTATACTCTTTATATGAAAACAAAAAGCTAGCCCAACAGTTTATGTATGGAGTAGCTTATGGTTTAGGTGGATTTATTGGAGCTTTAATTGCAGGATGGGTTTATGGAGAGTTCTTATTTGTATTTAGTGCAGCTTTTGCTTTAGTTTCATTTATTTCACTGCACTTTATAAAAAGTGATTAA
- a CDS encoding methyltransferase domain-containing protein — MSVKNQFSKYAKQYKNHNIIQQIVAKSLVRELKDQPKRILELGCGSGQVFNHIDWNIEYYKAIDFSSSMCELHPKAENIEVKCYDFDTQAFLDEIKDNNYDVVLSSSALQWSKDLSKIVKHLSYITNEINAVLFTSNTFRTIQEISDRKSPILDEDSIKEAFSKHFECEFETIQYKLEFDNKKDLFDYIKKSGVSGGSATLDFKMAKKLFKEYKLNYLEFEVIFVKTVSKV; from the coding sequence ATGTCAGTAAAAAATCAATTTTCAAAGTACGCTAAGCAGTACAAAAATCATAATATCATACAACAAATTGTCGCAAAATCATTAGTTCGAGAACTAAAAGATCAACCTAAAAGAATACTAGAATTAGGTTGTGGTTCAGGACAAGTATTTAATCATATTGATTGGAATATCGAATATTATAAAGCAATTGATTTCTCATCTTCAATGTGTGAGCTTCATCCAAAGGCTGAGAATATAGAAGTAAAGTGTTATGACTTTGATACACAAGCTTTTTTAGATGAAATAAAAGATAACAATTATGATGTAGTTTTATCATCATCTGCACTTCAATGGTCAAAAGACTTATCGAAAATTGTAAAACATTTATCATATATAACAAATGAAATTAATGCAGTCTTATTTACATCTAATACATTTAGAACAATTCAGGAAATATCAGATAGAAAGTCTCCAATTCTAGATGAAGATTCAATTAAAGAAGCATTTTCAAAACATTTTGAATGTGAATTTGAAACTATTCAATATAAATTAGAATTTGATAATAAAAAAGATTTATTTGATTATATAAAAAAATCAGGGGTAAGTGGTGGTTCTGCCACATTAGATTTTAAAATGGCAAAAAAACTTTTTAAAGAGTATAAATTAAACTATTTAGAATTTGAAGTAATTTTTGTTAAAACAGTCTCTAAAGTATAA